In the Schaalia hyovaginalis genome, ATCTGCCCGCTCGCGCGCCTGCGAAGTCGACGCCACCAACTCATCGAGCCCCGGATCGGACACGACGATCCTCTCCAGATCCGGCGCGAAATCCTCGATCTCAGGGACCTCGACGCCCGGATCCCCCTCCGCCGGCCCGTTCACCTCATCAACCGCATCGAGCACGAGACCGACGATCGTCTCCGCCTCCTTGCCCGGATCGATGAACACGGCCATCGACAGAGCCGTATGGACCTTCCACCCCTGGGCCTCGAGCATCGCGGGCCACATGCGATCGCGAACGCGCAAAGAGGGCTCGCTCACGTAGGCGTCATCGTCGGTCAGCACCGCGACCAGCAGGCGCCCCGGCACCTCGGGATGCCCGATCGCCAAGGGGATCCTCATGCCGCCGGGGATCCCGACATTCGCGACGACCTCGAGCCCCATGCCGTACAGGCGGTCCGCAAGATCGACCAGGAGCCTGTCGGGAGCGGCCTCCAGAACGGGCCACCCGCCATTGCCGACGCCGGACTGGCCCTCACCGACCTCGAGAAGGTCCGCGAGCATGACCGCGCCCTCCGTCGTCAGGCGCGAGCGGTCGATGTCGCGCGGCCGCAAAGAGGAGACGAGCGTCAAATCCCCCCGGATCGCGCGCAGAACATCGGACATCGTGCGCGCACCCGCACCGGTCGAGAACTCGCCGAAATCATGGATGACCCGGCCGTGCGGAGTCTTCGCGTAGCCGACCGACACGATGATGCGATCCCGGCTCAATCCCCGCGCCCCCTGCGGATCGACCACGGCGAAGGGCTGGGCGTTCGTCGCATCGAAGAAGGACGCGAGTCCCGGTTCGCTCGCCCGCGTGCGCTGGATCGCCTGACGGATCCTCTCCGCATGCCGCGCGTTGAGGGCGATCACACCGAGCGAGCGTTCGGGCTGCTCGACCGCGTGCGCGACGACGAGATCGACGACGGCCTCGACCTCCGCGGCCGTGGACTCCACTCCGGCGGCGCCCGGAGCGGGCATTCCCGTCCCCTCGCACCAGTGCGCCGTGACGGGGGCGCTCGCCGCGGTGTACGGGACCGGCACGCCCGTGTGATCCACTCCGTGGCGCGCGAGCAGCAGGGCCACCTGATCGTTGAGCAGGGCGGGAGCCACGTCCATCCTCCGCCGGGGCAGCACGGCGGCGAGAGCCGCAGTCGGGCCCTCACCGGAGGCCGCGGAAAGATCCGCGAGGACGACGACCTGGCGGGCCCTCGCGATGATCGGCACGAGCTCCGCCAGGGGCAGCGCCTCGACATCATCGAGAATGAGCAGGTCGACCTTGTGGCCCGGGCGCACCAGTGAGGGCACCAGGGTCGGCACGGTGAACACGATCGGCACGAGGTTCCGCACGAGCGCGACCGAGGTGTACAGCTCGAGCGCGCCGAGGGGGCGTTCGAGCAGGGCGTCCAGAGCATCGACCTGCTCGGGCCGCGTCGCCATCGCCTGGAGGCGCAGGCGCCGCAACTGCCCGAGCGCCTGCGGAGCCAAGGAGGCCACCTGCTCGGCGTCCAGGGCGCGCCCGGCTTCGAGGGCCTCCTCGAGATGAGCCGGGTCGAAGCCCCCCAATCCGGGCTCATTGGCGAGCATCAGTCCGAGGATCGACGCCCACCATGCGAGGTCCATCTCCGCGTCGATGAGCTCCTCATCGACATGGCGGTCCCTCAGATCATTCGCGAGGGCAGACAGGCCGATCTCACCGAGGCGCTTGAGCACGCCAACCCGACGCGGCAGCTCCTTCGCGCCCTCCGGATCCGCATCCAGGGAGTCGAAGAGGGCGCCGAGGGCGCTTACGGGCATCGCTTGGAAATCGAGCTTCGAGGTCGCGAACACCGGGGCGAGGTCGGACAGGTCCTCCTCGATCGAGCGGGTCACGCTCTTCGCCTCATCGAGGCGCTGCGGAAGCGTCGGCCAGCCGTCATCCTTCGTCTGCTCGCGCCAAGCCTCGCGACGCCGCTGCACCTTGACCAGTTCGGCGTGCAAGTCGGCGACATGCGTGCCCGGTCGGACGAAGTCCTGAGCGCGTTTGACCAGGCGCACGCGTTCGGAGCGCTTCATCGTGATGCCGTGGGCGGCGCGCCACTGCTTCGTGGCGGTCGCGATCACCATGTCCGCTGCGGACTGCTCGAAGATCTGGGGCTGGAACACGTCGAGCACGTCGCGCACGCCCTCGAACAAGTCGAGCTGCTCCTTCCACTGCGCGAGCGTGGTGGCAGGAGTAAGACC is a window encoding:
- a CDS encoding prevent-host-death family protein yields the protein MANGFFSRNPRGDSEKESAAPEPTPTAVPFPPLKPDSKLEKQLAEWNSDLARLTRIDGEDAPRLTINQAHPGGLAQLYTDHPTRLSLLVREPSAHQRAVERARTILARSNELAARHGVGTIHMSIGSARWIVDGVAQNSAALLRPARLTENSGDVTITLLPGFTLDPRLSAALTRAGVALEAEELVAQATTIHGFSSSSALAALRAHGAVLERFELRDELVLGIFEHPASGLKREFDDASHFLASPIVRALAGDDTAVEQVHQPLPQADPKDRDPWKERGAGDLTPRQLDVIEAVAEGRSFLVDLPDGADDTALVGALLADAAASGRTTLHIGGSPSLTTRAEDRLRELGLGEAAARIDGTTSSGEELHDLLRTAMSDTSVVADVREVDEMRKRLRDLRSRLSNYTEALHRPYGAFGVSAFEALQVLTDLTSAHPTPATKVRFREEVLLGIAQDQGAKARALLHEAADLGVFSRSSAQAWRGIVIGSQEQVPETLEIVHRLSHDSIPRLRVRMGVLAGEAGLTPATTLAQWKEQLDLFEGVRDVLDVFQPQIFEQSAADMVIATATKQWRAAHGITMKRSERVRLVKRAQDFVRPGTHVADLHAELVKVQRRREAWREQTKDDGWPTLPQRLDEAKSVTRSIEEDLSDLAPVFATSKLDFQAMPVSALGALFDSLDADPEGAKELPRRVGVLKRLGEIGLSALANDLRDRHVDEELIDAEMDLAWWASILGLMLANEPGLGGFDPAHLEEALEAGRALDAEQVASLAPQALGQLRRLRLQAMATRPEQVDALDALLERPLGALELYTSVALVRNLVPIVFTVPTLVPSLVRPGHKVDLLILDDVEALPLAELVPIIARARQVVVLADLSAASGEGPTAALAAVLPRRRMDVAPALLNDQVALLLARHGVDHTGVPVPYTAASAPVTAHWCEGTGMPAPGAAGVESTAAEVEAVVDLVVAHAVEQPERSLGVIALNARHAERIRQAIQRTRASEPGLASFFDATNAQPFAVVDPQGARGLSRDRIIVSVGYAKTPHGRVIHDFGEFSTGAGARTMSDVLRAIRGDLTLVSSLRPRDIDRSRLTTEGAVMLADLLEVGEGQSGVGNGGWPVLEAAPDRLLVDLADRLYGMGLEVVANVGIPGGMRIPLAIGHPEVPGRLLVAVLTDDDAYVSEPSLRVRDRMWPAMLEAQGWKVHTALSMAVFIDPGKEAETIVGLVLDAVDEVNGPAEGDPGVEVPEIEDFAPDLERIVVSDPGLDELVASTSQARERADELVTGMFEVVAEESEGASAEDAASSGAGTAASGSFDEGGAPSAPRERGPRPAIAKGLPLAAYSDDQLDEMAVWVSSDGVARSFEDTVEELRNALGITRRGFQSDAVLGHVVRRTSAARGDAK